The Pyrenophora tritici-repentis strain M4 chromosome 9, whole genome shotgun sequence sequence CGGCGTCCAAGGCGTGGGCGGCTTCTCCCTCTGCTACGGCTTCATGCAAGACGTAGTAAAAGGCCAAAATAACGGCCTCGCCATCGTCAGCAACCGCACGCCCGATACCAAAGACATCACGCACCTGCTCGCCGAACCAAACCAAACCCACGCCCTCAGCAACGCCGCCTACACCGACCGCACCTGGCCCAAAGTCCTCAACGGCGAAGCCTGGACCCGACACGCCATTTCCGAATCCGTGGCCTTGGAAGAGACCCAGGAGCAGCTGATATCCCGCCTCCTCGCTGTCTTGTCAACGGATACCATGCCGCGGCAGAAGGAAAACGAAGAGTGGGATATGTATCTGAATCAGCTGAGGCATAGTATTTTTATTCCTGCGATTGGCAGGGATCATCTGGAGGAGCATAGGATGCCAAAGCATGAGGTGGGCGATGTGGTGAAGAATAAAGCAATGGATGCGACGAGTGGGTGCTATGGCACCCAGAAGAATGTGATTGTAATGTGTGATCGGGAAGGCAAGGTGACGTATTTTGAGAGGACATTGTATGATGGGGATGCTAAGCCGATTGAGCTTGGCAAGGGGGATAGAAAGTTTGAGTATGAGATTGAGGGGTGGTAGGGGAGTAAGAGACTGTCGTGCTGTCATTTTCTGGGTGTTTGGTAATGGATTCACACATTTTCTTCTCAGCGCGTATCTTTTCCTGCATTCACAGCCTCTCTTCTCAGCGCGTCTACTCTCATTTTCCGAAAACGCTTTCACGTCATACTGACCCCCGAACGTTGCGCAAGCGCACAGTCACGTGCTCACGTGTTCACGAACCCGCCGTCACCTGCACCCTTGTTTACCAACAGCACACATGGACCCCGTTTGCTCATACCCTTGACTAAGCGACACACCACGCGCCTCAGTCAAGGTTGCGCACCCCAAACCTATACCTAGCTACTTCTCCCACCACTCTCACTCACTCTCCCACTCCTAGTTTGCAACACCGATCCCCCCCAGCTCACATTTCCCATTGCATCCCCccatacacacacacacacactctctctctctctctctctctctctctttgCACTGCGAACCCACCGTGCGACCAAGCGGCTCAAACCCCCAATTCTTGCCGCCCATcccagcagcagcagcggaAATATGTGTCTAATCTTTAGCATCACGCACCCCGAGACCGACACCTCGCACTTCCTCGACCCATTTCACTGCTGCGACCTTGTCTCCACAGAGTGCAAAGCTGGGTATCACAAGTTCGACTTGCAGGAACCTTTGAGCGATTGCGGGTCTTGCGCGAAGCTCCATGGGCTGGAGTTGGATCCAGATGTTCGGCCTATGACGTACTATCC is a genomic window containing:
- a CDS encoding NRDE multi-domain protein; amino-acid sequence: MCIAILSSAHPDYPFILLNNRDEYLHRPTAEAIWWPSPDTQVLGGYDLHRPAHGTWLGVTRQGRLAVLTNYREEDESIVIGARSRGLIPNAWLKSPPAKNESTVDFAKRMIEEDGVQGVGGFSLCYGFMQDVVKGQNNGLAIVSNRTPDTKDITHLLAEPNQTHALSNAAYTDRTWPKVLNGEAWTRHAISESVALEETQEQLISRLLAVLSTDTMPRQKENEEWDMYLNQLRHSIFIPAIGRDHLEEHRMPKHEVGDVVKNKAMDATSGCYGTQKNVIVMCDREGKVTYFERTLYDGDAKPIELGKGDRKFEYEIEGW